One region of Clavibacter michiganensis subsp. tessellarius genomic DNA includes:
- a CDS encoding GDSL-type esterase/lipase family protein produces MPALPVRRPTTRTVPRTTRQPLLPLASLAALAVARPTLRLHLALYMRDMEAAIFPPHDDVSSLAGPDPERVLFVGDIGVAGYGVLLAGMAMPAQVAGRRGARTGRGVEWETVASYDMTARKAAATITARTGPLDLAVVALGIPDVLVATSVAEWTDRLTAIVEAIRAQAGDGCRIVLSGIPPMDRFQPIPMLGRKLLLAQVTRLNRATSRLDDPEHGVVYAPHPDISGTRMHVRDRFSYRVMHAHWAEAMMPFLGDPRPPEA; encoded by the coding sequence TTGCCCGCCCTTCCCGTGAGGCGACCGACGACGCGGACCGTCCCGCGGACGACGCGGCAGCCGCTGCTGCCGCTCGCCTCGCTGGCCGCCCTGGCCGTGGCGCGGCCCACCCTCCGGCTGCACCTCGCGCTCTACATGCGCGACATGGAGGCGGCGATCTTCCCGCCGCACGACGACGTGTCCTCGCTCGCCGGTCCGGATCCGGAGCGCGTGCTCTTCGTCGGCGACATCGGCGTGGCCGGGTACGGCGTGCTCCTCGCGGGCATGGCGATGCCCGCGCAGGTCGCGGGCCGGCGCGGCGCCCGCACGGGGCGCGGCGTCGAGTGGGAGACCGTCGCGTCGTACGACATGACCGCGCGCAAGGCCGCCGCGACGATCACGGCCCGGACCGGTCCGCTCGACCTCGCGGTCGTCGCGCTCGGGATCCCGGACGTGCTCGTGGCGACCTCGGTGGCCGAGTGGACGGACCGGCTCACGGCCATCGTCGAGGCCATCCGCGCCCAGGCGGGAGACGGATGCCGCATCGTCCTCTCGGGCATCCCGCCGATGGACCGCTTCCAGCCGATCCCGATGCTCGGCCGCAAGCTCCTCCTCGCCCAGGTCACGCGGCTGAACCGGGCCACCAGCCGCCTCGACGACCCGGAGCACGGCGTCGTCTACGCGCCGCACCCCGACATCTCCGGCACGCGCATGCACGTGCGCGACCGCTTCTCCTACCGCGTCATGCACGCCCACTGGGCGGAGGCGATGATGCCGTTCCTCGGCGATCCGCGGCCGCCCGAGGCCTGA
- the pip gene encoding prolyl aminopeptidase, producing the protein MQTLFPEIDPYDTGMLDVGDGQLLRWETSGNPDGIPVVFLHGGPGGGTSPTHRRLFDPARYRIVLVDQRGCGGSTPHVSTPEADLAVNTTWHLVADLERLREHLGVERWLVFGGSWGSTLALAYAETHPSRVTGLILRGIFTLRASELDWFYEGPAGMVYPDGWEAFTAPVPGVERGGIIAAYARLLADPDPAVHGPAAVAWSTWEASGITLLPKPEVVARFAEPTYALAFARIENHYFMHGGWMEDGQLIRDAHLLRDIPTEIVQGRYDMCTPPATAWDLHRALPAARFTMVPDAGHAFDEPGILDALIEATERAADRLGAER; encoded by the coding sequence ATGCAGACCCTCTTCCCCGAGATCGACCCGTACGACACCGGCATGCTCGACGTGGGGGACGGCCAGCTCCTGCGCTGGGAGACGTCGGGGAACCCGGACGGCATCCCCGTCGTCTTCCTGCACGGCGGCCCCGGCGGCGGCACCAGCCCGACCCACCGGCGCCTGTTCGACCCCGCGCGCTACCGCATCGTGCTCGTCGACCAGCGCGGCTGCGGCGGGAGCACGCCGCACGTCTCGACGCCGGAGGCCGACCTCGCCGTCAACACCACGTGGCACCTCGTCGCCGACCTCGAGCGGCTGCGGGAGCACCTGGGCGTCGAGCGCTGGCTCGTGTTCGGCGGATCCTGGGGCTCGACCCTCGCGCTCGCGTACGCGGAGACCCACCCGTCGCGCGTGACGGGCCTCATCCTCCGCGGCATCTTCACCCTGCGGGCGAGCGAGCTCGACTGGTTCTACGAGGGCCCCGCGGGCATGGTCTACCCGGACGGGTGGGAGGCGTTCACCGCGCCCGTGCCCGGGGTGGAGCGCGGCGGGATCATCGCGGCGTACGCGCGTCTGCTCGCGGACCCGGACCCCGCGGTGCACGGGCCGGCGGCGGTCGCGTGGAGCACGTGGGAGGCGTCGGGCATCACGCTGCTGCCGAAGCCCGAGGTGGTGGCGCGCTTCGCGGAGCCGACGTACGCGCTCGCGTTCGCCCGCATCGAGAACCACTACTTCATGCACGGCGGGTGGATGGAGGACGGCCAGCTGATCCGCGACGCGCACCTGCTGCGCGACATCCCCACCGAGATCGTGCAGGGCCGCTACGACATGTGCACGCCGCCCGCGACCGCGTGGGACCTGCACCGGGCGCTGCCCGCGGCGCGGTTCACGATGGTGCCGGACGCGGGGCACGCCTTCGACGAGCCGGGGATCCTCGACGCGCTGATCGAGGCGACCGAGCGCGCGGCGGACCGGCTGGGCGCGGAGCGCTGA
- a CDS encoding CopG family transcriptional regulator: MDTAGSLPAPDSDSFDRVAGRFGITRSKPSHMAGRELADELEGGDRAELSRLADAALADAGPPAGTDPFLAESERIARTCTPW, translated from the coding sequence GTGGACACCGCCGGCAGCCTCCCGGCTCCCGACTCCGACTCGTTCGACCGCGTCGCGGGGCGGTTCGGCATCACCCGGTCAAAGCCCTCCCACATGGCCGGGCGGGAGCTCGCCGACGAGCTCGAGGGCGGAGACCGGGCGGAGCTGTCCCGGCTCGCGGACGCCGCCCTCGCGGATGCAGGTCCACCCGCCGGGACGGATCCGTTCCTCGCCGAATCGGAGCGCATCGCACGGACGTGCACGCCGTGGTGA